A genomic region of Plasmodium falciparum 3D7 genome assembly, chromosome: 11 contains the following coding sequences:
- a CDS encoding serine/threonine protein kinase, putative codes for MDYSNNKKNVKAMNQHQNKDSSEYNENYYKRQYNIKNRKNEEIKVGSNLSTNNDVLQLPSVLHNHIRIVRTNDSCFKDYIVLSNLGKGTYAQVWKVKHKITNEIYAAKLLQPNQFPKESFNRIVEMFTKEIINLSICQCPGVIKLHKVIGGKEGWILIQDFANDGTLWKENLSSNMNEAFLYFIQLLQGMWYIQEMNIVHRDLKPTNILRYDNKRIVIADFGWSEHIDSCNLHPTEWPGTLEINPPEVLRNTGPMTEKIDNYALGMNMILFISGRFVCRQKGIECSKVAQTILKTVHNLRHSKPPSRFRENLKAWDLFVKLTSSNPIERLSLQNVLDHPWVTEMLNNFSLQNSKFLWHEKVKSRWIYLLSNNWDFFKNISSISTSTTTNNNNNNNNNNNNNNINNNNNNEGSRSIINTTHNHNNNHNNNNNNNNNNNGGNTKIIGKYNDMENQHNLSSTSTKNNKNTLIIDNEKNNKEKTNKYSRSCLKNDYELLFYMMKNNFKGKINCCSVKKNEISKIENVQEIKNGEGKDQNELMQNNQDLDNIEHMEHSGNIDKLEIMKKSENIRMYDQTNVEQHKYNNDVDEDKYKNDVDQDKYKNDVDQDKYNNNMDNNMDIHQNNRSTKFDDMQINKNNNMGDQYLPYNNDKEIQHISTKNKEYNSKNYIANIQKKKNITIPKNHMMNIPSATSHEINKEYKMNRQIGVVPKGYYDHNNHNINNNNNDIHNNDNIPYNNRRHAHKDHIIVNSNNCTRKCKNNRAEEQKEIFIISNSFEENAKGTYDKNKNNKKKKNSKKCDPVHKKDMNMQFNHQEDINKYCNKYKTMNEKIFYNKNELLIHNNNNNNNNNNIYKGNENVDVYNQNADSADSIRRTKGHTFNKQANRRTYSHIYDDNIYDDNRYFDEGKANLDTYKNDKNGMSNIKNVERNMNVNNEEDVDNDGNVYKDNKEEEEEDEEEEEEEEEEEEDEEDEEDNDDDDHHHEHEHEHELHNTNENIDEEEDAEEDDEDDEEDEEEDEEEDEDEDNDDNDNGDNSDDDDDDNNDNNDDNNSGKKNSDRNIYNYHNYITYLKKNKHMNDKTNGDMKNVQNKCSNIRDTEDFIHYNQKKSSSLFLYDIDNMKKILKNYKKQMHDTKEVLAKTTFKMSDLISKKYKEQKCIKKKDTFTKDIVINPMLNNNRNDLNNLEKVENKEEKKINDSTYVKEEGKKCRDIKKIEHIYNYDCDKMNNESHNEYVTHYKKDRINVLSGKNINVEDINFRWHQDKTTILSQEKWNNISRESKHFKKIDTVHNKNNVDAPIKYMNLYNNNNNKNNDMGKDLFIKQNDKNSNEYINKYEEEYNIFLERLNYKKKKNKRDNTMNSTKCRNNINDKDMNMKKDEKKNMLPRLLLKINKILDDNNLDHKKEKNERNMKNKYYDDINNTKECLNKNITHDIVESEKASNYDKYNEYNKYNKYHIYNKYNDSCINSSYGSTYKNEDHKIELRHNPDLTKETDSLTSDKKFNFKNKTTYDCLKHNNLNISTGKRRDLYKNDLINILNEKEEQVGDVLKGEDSYKQIDKKVDVEIYRKEKKNSLDISNNIIINNFMNNTYHHKNNSIEKRTDTPMKYYMDTLNYFDNKNMLDMHKDKEKVLMMSNDKKKSGLNNYDMTNNDDKEDTCTKMFVNKKERVKKCSYQRDVDVDVDNDVDDDVDNDVDDDVDNDVDDDVDNDDDVDDDVYDDDDNDVEMIKKKINNRAIYREDKNVNYDKRNVIESVNTGYDNIFIGKKKNDDATQKNIPSYNIHTYNNNNESIKYDIKEDKKKKNVHNFNDNDMSNNLYRHGKNSFSCKNIEEAKIYDSTKYGPNESLCSFKKEQEDKILEELINGESIDTTQTETFDDKNYNNEKKPCAYFSVHNNIKIYNKSSSITLDDSIKESSVKNSSCSTFDYSDLEFQYFSNKENIVDSYNTEYKYGPRELGDISRYENKSTGTKKKKNHTKQNEVHHNNIVGKKKDVDHINNFTLDNNDIFLKMNDIQNITKV; via the coding sequence ATGGATTATTCTAACAATAAGAAAAACGTCAAGGCAATGAATCAACATCAGAATAAGGATAGTAGTGAATACaatgaaaattattacaAGAGACAATACAATATTAAGAATAGAAagaatgaagaaataaaggTTGGATCAAATTTATCAACAAATAATGATGTGTTACAATTACCTAGTGTGTTACATAATCATATACGTATTGTGAGAACGAATGATAGTTGTTTTAAAGATTATATAGTATTAAGTAATTTAGGTAAAGGAACATATGCTCAAGTTTGGAAagtaaaacataaaataacgAATGAAATATATGCAGCTAAGTTATTACAACCTAATCAATTCCCCAAAGAATCTTTTAATAGAATTGTAGAAATGTTTactaaagaaataataaatttatcaaTATGTCAATGTCCTGGTGTTATTAAATTACATAAAGTTATAGGAGGAAAAGAAGGATGGATATTAATACAAGATTTTGCAAATGATGGTACTTTATGGAAAGAAAATTTATCTAGTAATATGAATGaagcatttttatattttattcaattATTACAAGGGATGTGGTATATACAAGAAATGAATATAGTACATCGAGATCTAAAACCTACGAATATATTAAGATATGATAATAAACGTATTGTAATAGCAGATTTTGGTTGGTCAGAACACATCGATTCATGTAATTTACATCCAACTGAATGGCCAGGTACATTAGAAATTAATCCTCCAGAAGTATTAAGAAATACTGGTCCCATGACAGAAAAAATAGATAATTATGCTCTAGGTATgaatatgatattatttatatctggAAGATTTGTATGTAGACAAAAAGGTATAGAATGTTCGAAGGTAGCACAAACCATTTTAAAGACAGTTCATAATTTAAGACATTCTAAACCACCTAGTAGATTCAGAGAAAATTTAAAGGCTTGGGATTTATTTGTAAAACTAACATCATCAAATCCAATAGAAAGACTCAGTCTACAAAATGTATTAGATCATCCATGGGTAACAGAAATGTTGAATAATTTCAGTTTACAGAATTCAAAGTTTTTGTGGCATGAGAAAGTAAAAAGTAGATGGATATATTTACTATCTAATAATTGGgacttttttaaaaacatatcTTCAATCTCTACCTCAACCACCaccaacaacaacaataataataataacaataacaataacaacaatattaataataataataataatgagggTAGTAGAAGTATAATTAATACTACTCATAATCACAATAACAATcacaataacaataacaataacaataacaataacaatgGTGGTAACACAAAAATTATtggaaaatataatgatatggaAAATCAACATAACTTATCCTCAACGAGTaccaaaaataataaaaacacgCTCATCATTGACAAcgagaaaaataataaggagAAGACTAACAAGTATTCACGCTCATGTCTCAAAAACGATTATGAATTACTCTTTTATATGATGAAGAATAATTTTAAAGGGAAAATTAATTGCTGCTCAgtcaaaaaaaatgaaatctCCAAAATCGAAAATGtacaagaaataaaaaatggggAGGGTAAAGACCAAAATGAACTCATGCAAAATAACCAAGATTTGGACAATATAGAACATATGGAACATTCTGGAAATATAGACAAACTagaaattatgaaaaaaagtgAGAATATAAGAATGTATGACCAAACCAATGTCGAACAACACAAATATAACAATGATGTGGATGAAGATAAATACAAAAACGATGTGGATCAAGATAAATACAAAAACGATGTGGAtcaagataaatataataacaacatggataataatatggatatcCATCAAAATAATAGAAGTACTAAATTTGATGATAtgcaaattaataaaaataacaatatggGTGATCAATATCTTCCTTATAACAATGATAAAGAAATACAACACATTAGTACAAAGAATAAGGAATATAATAGTAAGAATTATATAGccaatattcaaaaaaaaaaaaatataacaattcCAAAAAATCATATGATGAATATACCAAGTGCAACATCTCACGAGATCAATAAAGAATACAAGATGAATAGACAAATTGGTGTAGTTCCCAAAGGTTATTACGACCACAAcaatcataatataaataataataataatgatattcataataatgataatatccCCTATAATAATAGACGACATGCACACAAGGATCATATTATTGTAAACTCAAATAATTGTACacgaaaatgtaaaaataatcgTGCAGAAGAACAGAAagaaatttttatcatcagcAATAGTTTTGAAGAAAACGCTAAAGGTACTTatgacaaaaataaaaataataaaaagaaaaagaatagtAAAAAATGTGATCCTGTACACAAAAAAGATATGAACATGCAATTTAATCATCaggaagatataaataagtattgcaataaatacaaaacgatgaatgaaaaaatattttataacaaaaatgaaCTCCTTATccacaacaataataataataataataataataatatatataaaggtaATGAAAATGTTGATGTGTATAACCAAAATGCAGATTCTGCTGACAGCATCAGACGTACAAAAGGACACACATTTAACAAACAAGCGAACAGAAGGACATACAGTCATATATACGATGATAACATCTATGATGATAATAGATATTTTGACGAAGGAAAAGCTAATCTGGATACTTATAAAAACGACAAGAATGGCATgagtaatattaaaaatgttgaACGTAATATGAATGTgaataatgaagaagatgTAGATAATGATggaaatgtatataaagataataaagaagaagagGAGGAGGATGAAGAAGAGGAGGAAGAAGAAGAGGAGGAAGAAGAAGATGAGGAAGACGAAGAAGATAACGATGATGATGATCATCATCATGAACATGAACATGAACACGAACTTCATAACACTAACGAAAATAtagatgaagaagaagatgCCGAAGAAGACGACGAAGATGACGAAGAAGACGAAGAAGAAGACGAAGAAGAAGACGAAGACGAAGACAATGACGATAACGATAACGGTGATAATAgcgatgatgatgatgacgataataatgataacaatgatgataataacagCGGGAAAAAAAACAGCgataggaatatatataactaccataattatattacttatttaaaaaaaaacaaacacaTGAATGACAAAACAAATGGAGATATGAAAAACGTACAAAACAAGTGCTCAAATATAAGAGATACAGAAGATTTTATACATTACAATCAAAAGAAATCtagttctttatttttatatgatatagacaacatgaaaaaaattttgaaaaattataaaaagcaAATGCATGACACCAAAGAGGTACTAGCCAAAACGACATTCAAAATGAGCGATCTGATAAGCAAAAAGTACAAAGaacaaaaatgtattaaGAAAAAGGATACATTTACAAAAGATATTGTTATAAATCCCatgttaaataataatagaaacGACCTGAATAACCTTGAAAAGGTAGAAAATAaggaggaaaaaaaaataaatgacaGTACTTATGTAAAagaagaaggaaaaaaatgtaGAGACATAAAAAAGattgaacatatatataattatgattgtGATAAGATGAATAATGAAAGCCATAATGAATATGTTACACATTATAAGAAGGACAGGATAAACGTATTATccggaaaaaatataaatgtggAAGATATTAATTTTAGGTGGCATCAGGATAAGACAACAATATTATCACAAGAAAAAtggaataatatatcaagAGAAAGTAAGCATTTTAAAAAGATAGATACGGTtcacaataaaaataatgtggATGCAcctattaaatatatgaatttgtacaataataataataataaaaataatgatatgggTAAGGAcctttttataaaacaaaatgataaaaatagtaacgaatatattaataaatatgaagaagAATATAACATCTTTTTAGAGCgcttaaattataaaaaaaaaaaaaacaaaagagaTAACACAATGAATAGTACTAAATGTAGAaacaatattaatgataaggatatgaatatgaaaaaagatgaaaagaaaaatatgttGCCAaggttattattaaaaataaataaaatattggaTGACAATAATTTAGatcataaaaaagaaaagaatgaaagaaatatgaaaaataaatattatgatgatataaataacacGAAGGAATgtcttaataaaaatattacacatGATATAGTTGAATCCGAAAAAGCATCAAACTATGATAAATACAacgaatataataaatacaacAAGTACCATATATACAACAAATACAACGATAGTTGTATTAATTCTTCCTATGGtagtacatataaaaatgaagatcaTAAAATTGAATTAAGACATAATCCAGATTTGACTAAAGAGACAGATTCTCTTACATCTGACaagaaatttaattttaaaaacaaaactACTTATGATTGTTTGAAGCacaataatttaaatatatcaacAGGAAAAAGAAgagatttatataaaaatgatctTATCAACATCTTAAACGAAAAAGAAGAACAAGTAGGAGATGTGCTGAAGGGAGAGGATTCATATAAACAGATTGACAAAAAAGTAGATgtagaaatatatagaaaggaaaaaaaaaattctttggATATTagcaataatattattattaacaactttatgaataatacttatcatcataaaaataatagtatCGAAAAAAGGACAGACACTcctatgaaatattatatggatacattaaattattttgataataaaaatatgttggATATGCATAAGGATAAAGAAAAGGTTTTGATGATGAgtaatgataaaaagaaaagtggccttaataattatgatatgactaataatgatgataaggaGGATACGTGTACTAAAATGTTTGTCAACAAAAAGGAAAGAGTTAAAAAATGTAGCTATCAAAGGGATGTCGATGTGGATGTAGATAACGATGTAGATGACGATGTAGATAACGATGTAGATGACGATGTAGATAACGATGTAGATGACGATGTAGATAACGATGACGATGTAGATGATGATGTATATGACGATGACGATAACGATGTAGagatgataaaaaagaaaataaataatagagCAATATATAGAGAagataaaaatgttaattATGACAAAAGAAATGTTATAGAAAGTGTGAACACTggatatgataatatatttattggaaagaaaaagaatgatGATGctacacaaaaaaatataccatcatataatatacatacatataataataacaatgaaTCCATAAAgtatgatataaaagaagacaaaaaaaaaaagaatgttcataattttaaCGATAATGATATgagtaataatttatatagacATGGTAAGaattctttttcttgtaAAAATATCGAAGAagcaaaaatatatgatagtACAAAATATGGTCCCAATGAATCTTTGTgttcatttaaaaaagaacaagaaGATAAAATTTTGGAAGAATTAATAAACGGAGAAAGCATAGACACAACTCAAACGGAAACatttgatgataaaaattataataatgaaaaaaaaccATGTGCTTATTTTTctgttcataataatataaagattTATAATAAGTCTTCATCTATAACATTAGATGATAGTATAAAAGAAAGTTCGGTAAAAAATTCAAGCTGTTCAACATTTGATTACAGTGATTTAGAGtttcaatatttttcaaaCAAGGAAAATATCGTAGATTCTTATAATacagaatataaatatggtcCAAGAGAATTAGGAGATATATCTAGGtatgaaaataaatcaacagggacaaagaaaaaaaaaaatcacacgaaacaaaatgaagtccaccataataatattgtaggaaagaaaaaagatgtggaccatataaataattttactctggacaataatgatattttcttaaaaatGAATGACATCCAAAATATAACCAAGGTCTAA
- a CDS encoding cysteine-rich PDZ-binding protein, putative: MPCEKCEQKLKKLPTPDVNNSINRSFGSNKLLMYNNKQKFNNRKCKQCNSQLHVDGKYCSMCAYKLGKCHICGKTITDNSAHNMSII, translated from the exons atgccTTGTGAAAAGTGTGAACAAAAGTTAAAGAAACTACCAACACCTGATgtaaataata GTATTAACAGATCATTCGGAAGCAACAAATTATtgatgtataataataagcaaaa ATTTAACAATAGAAAATGCAAACAATGCAATAGTCAATTACATGTCGATGGGAAATATTGTTCCATGtg cGCATATAAATTAGGAAAATGCCACATTTGTGGTAAAACCATAACCGATAATTCCGCGCATAATATGtccattatataa
- a CDS encoding dynamin-like protein yields METSMYNNLRKLINVIDELRDIGLQKYINLPRICVVGTQSSGKSSVLESIVGMDFLPRGEGIVTRRPIEFRLIHIKEDSEIKYWAVFENEKNKKYTDFNEVREQINRLTDEIAGKNKGIIDEPIVLNIYSIKCPDLSLIDLPGITRVPLKNSDQTDDIERLTRDMALRYVKDPRTIILAVLPANADMSTSDALQIARKVDPKGLRTIGVITKIDLMDKGADASKMLLNDEINLRLGYTGVVNRSTADIKKGKTISQALKDELEFFQKHPVYKKLPPALYGTNSLTDKLTKVLLRHIKNFLPDIKIEINDKIRYINDKLYELGTNVPLDATKKTQLLWSMITDYCEIFKNTLKGKYDKRVQVFIENNDILCGLKVRTIFNEFLDEYVGKNVTSELTDNDIDDAICLHEGDSLPGFPSPDTFEFLILPHLKKINAPVFNCLDRVSQTLEILSQKIANRVLNRFPKLSEQVLELSQTILIREKENTQIILENYIDAETNYLFTNDASYLIEHGSIINAADDEHNENHNNTTNINNNNNNNNSSSYDYGIQHRNQNKRQQSNISNSNQDTLLSTSSKYYSNMMSDQEYNITGKAAKFVTSAQKSVMNIWNTKEKKKTRYNAQFIQEIRRRLDCYFNIVLRNVRDSVPKMIGYFLIRKLQEKMQFELYSDLNSEQKLYDLLNEPPNVVKEREHLNNQLEILKKANQVLLKDPNITSINLDLFDANYEQDLMDYQKSLKNTNQFNQSSKHNPNMSQGSSANMSMYLNDGSSSMSKRNPMMHNRNMSPSSMNTNMMKQTNMLGQKMGNSPSSYMQQGHMNDSKGKHLFEKEPMKKKVNYNPLFD; encoded by the exons atGGAAACGTCAATGTACAATAACCTACGAAAATTAATTAACGTTATCGACGAGTTGAGAGATATTGGATTgcagaaatatataaatttaccAAGAATATGTGTTGTGGGTACCCAAAGTAGTGGTAAGAGTAGTGTTCTTGAATCCATTGTAGGTATGGATTTTTTACCTAGAGGTGAAGGGATTGTAACAAGGAGACCGATTGAATTTcgtttaatacatataaaagaagataGTGAAATTAAATATTGGGCAGTATTTGAAAATGAGAAGAATAAAAAGTATACAGATTTTAATGAAGTAAGGGAACAAATAAATAGATTAACAGATGAAATAGCTGGAAAAAATAAGGGGATAATTGATGAACCTAttgtattaaatatatattcaattaaATGTCCAGATTTATCATTAATAGATTTACCTGGTATAACAAGAGTACCATTAAAAAACTCAGACCAAACAGATGATATAGAAAGATTAACAAGAGATATGGCCCTTAGATATGTTAAAGATCCAAGAACAATTATATTAGCTGTGTTACCAGCAAATGCTGATATGTCCACAAGCGATGCATTACAAATAGCTAGAAAAGTGGATCCTAAAGGTTTAAGAACTATTGGTGTTATTACAAAAATCGATTTAATGGATAAAGGAGCTGATGCAAGTAAAATGCTATTAAACGATGAAATAAATCTAAGATTAGGATATACAGGTGTTGTTAATAGATCAACTGctgatattaaaaaagggAAAACCATATCTCAAGCATTAAAAGATGAATTAgaattttttcaaaaacatcctgtttataaaaaattaccaCCAGCATTATATGGTACAAATTCATTAACAGATAAATTAACTAAAGTATTGTTAAGACatataaagaattttttaccagatataaaaatagaaatcaatgataaaattagatatattaatgataaattatatgaactAGGAACTAATGTACCATTAGATGCCACTAAAAAAACACAACTCTTATGGTCCATGATTACAGATTATTGTGAAATCTTTAAAAATACACTCAAAGGgaaatatgataaaagagTTCAAGtttttatagaaaataatgatatattatgtgGTCTTAAAGTACGTACCATTTTTAATGAATTCTTAGATGAATATGTAGGAAAAAATGTTACTAGCGAATTAACAGATAACGATATAGATGATGCTATTTGTCTACATGAAGGAGATAGTTTACCTGGTTTCCCATCACCAGATACCTTTGAATTCTTAATATTAccacatttaaaaaaaattaatgcaCCTGTTTTTAATTGTCTAGATAGAGTAAGTCAGACACTAGAAATTTTATCCCAAAAAATAGCCAACAGAGTATTAAATCGATTCCCAAAGTTATCTGAACAGGTACTAGAATTATCTCAAACCATATTAATCAGGGAAAAGGAAAATACACAAATAATTCTCGAAAATTATATTGATGCAGaaacaaattatttatttacaaatgATGCTTCTTATCTAATTGAACATGGGAGTATTATAAATGCAGCAGACGATGAACACAACGAAAATCATAATAACACCactaatattaataataataataataataataatagtagtagttaTGACTATGGTATACAACATagaaatcaaaataaaagaCAACAATCTAATATATCTAACTCTAATCAAGATACCCTACTTTCTACTAGTAGTAAATATTATTCCAACATGATGAGTGAtcaagaatataatattactgGAAAAGCAGCCAAATTTGTTACTTCAGCACAAAAATCCGTTATGAATATATGGAAtactaaagaaaaaaaaaaaaccagaTATAATGCTCAATTTATACAAGAAATAAGACGTAGACTAGAttgttattttaatattgttTTAAGAAATGTAAGAGATAGTGTACCCAAAATGATTGGATATTTCTTAATTAGAAAGTTACAAGAAAAAATGCAATTCGAACTCTATTCAGATCTAAATAGtgaacaaaaattatatgatctTCTTAATGAACCACCAAATGTAGTAAAAGAAAGAGaacatttaaataatcaATTAGAAATTTTGAAAAAAGCGAACCAAGTGCTCCTAAAAGATCCAAATATTACATCTATAAATCTAGATTTATTTGATGCAAACTATGAACAAGATCTCATGGATTACCAAAAAAGCTTGAAAAATACTAATCAATTTAATCAATCCTCTAAGCACAATCCAAATATGTCTCAAGGAAGCAGCGCAAACATGAGCATGTACCTGAACGACGGATCATCCTCAATGAG tAAGCGCAATCCCATGATGCATAATCGAAATATGTCACCAAGCTCTATGAACACTAATATGATGAAGCAAACAAATATGTTAGGACAAAAAATGGGAAACAGTCCATCATCATATATGCAGCAGGGTCACATGAATG atTCCAAGGGAAAACATTTATTTGAAAAAGAgccaatgaaaaaaaaa GTAAATTATAATCCCCTATttgattaa